CCGGAGGAGCGGCACCACCTTCTCCAGCGAGTGCCGCGAGATGTCACTCGCGACCAGCGCCAACTGCACCGTCCCTTTCTGCGCGGCGATCCGCACCTGCTCCGCACCGATCACCACCAGGCGTCCACGCGCCCCCAACCCGACCAGTCCGAGCACCTTCCGGCGCACGGACTCGTCCAGTGGAAGAGGCTCGCGGGCACCATCGGTCACGCGCCGCGACCTCCCTCGCCGTCGTCCTCGGTCGTGAGTTCGTCGATGATGGCCATGATGCGATCGGCTTCCTCCGGCGCAATGCCGGGCAGACGCAACAGGTCATCCCGATCGAGATCGAGAATGTCGTTGAGGGTCCGGTATCCGGCCTCGGCCAGCACGGCCACCGTGGCCGTCTCCAGTCCCTCGATCTCGTTGAGCGGCACATCGGCCTCGGCATCCTCGGGGAGCGGCGCGAAGAGTGGCGCTTCGCCACCCTTCTCCAGCCACTCACGGCTCGAGTAGAGGTCGATCTTCCACCCCGTCAGCTCCGACGCCAGCCGGACGTTCTGTCCGTTGCGCCCGATCGCCAACGACAACTGATCCTCGTCCACCACGGCCTGGATGGTACGCGACGCCGCATCGCTGAACACCCGCGCCACCCGCGCCGGCGCCAGCGCCAGCTTGGCGAACCGCTCCGGGTCGGGCGACCAGGGCACGATATCGATACGCTCGCCCCCCAGTTCGTTGACCACGGCCTGTACCCGGGCGCCCTTGAGCCCCACGCACGCGCCCACCGGATCGACGGCGTCATCGCGCGAGGTCACGGCGATCTTGGTGCGGCTGCCCACTTCACGCGCGGCGGCCTTGATCTCCACGATCCCCTGCTGGATTTCGGGCACTTCGAGCTTGAACAGCGCCTGCACGAACAACGCATCGGACCGGCTCAGAATGAGACGCGGCCCCTTGGGCGTGTCCTCGACCCGCTTGAGCACCGCACGCACCGGTTCGCCCTGATGATAGTGCTCGCGGTGATTCTGTTCACGATACGGAATGATGGCTTCCGCTTCACGGAACTTGTTGAGCATCACCACCAGCTTGCCCCGCTCGATCTGCTGCACTTCACCGGACAGCAGGTCGCCCACCCGGCCCGCAAATTCGTCACGGATGCGCGTGCGCTCACCTTCGCGTACCCGCTGGATGATGCGCTGCTTGGCCGCCTGCACCGCGGTGCGGCCGAACTCCATGAAGTCGACCGGGATTTCCATGACGTCGCCGACCTGGAATTCCGGATCCATGAAGCGCGCTTCCTCGACCGTGACTTCACGGGATTCGTCCGTGACGTCTTCCACGACGGTTTTGAGCAGCACGATCCGGATCTCACCGCGGGCTTCGTCGATTTCGACTTCCGCCTGCACGTTGGCCCCGTGCTTCTTGGCCAGGGCGGCATGAATGCCGTCCTGCAGAAGCCCGTGCAACTCCTCGCGCGTGATCTGCTTGAGATTCGACAGCTCGCGCAGCGCCATGAGAATGTCCGCCGATCCGGCCATCCGTCTCCCCTATCGTTTCCAGTTGAACGCCAGTCGCGCCTGCGAGACCTCACGAAGGGGGACGTGGACTTCCCGTCCCTTCGGATCGCGCACCAACGCCACCTCAGCGCCGTCTTCGCCCGTCACGGCGACGATTTCGACTTCCTGCTTGCCTCCAGCCAGCAACCCACTGGTCACCGTCGCCCGCTGACCCACGAACCGCCGCCAATCGGCCGCATGACGCAGCGGCCGGTCGACACCGGGTGAGGACACTTCGAGCACATACTGTTCGCCGACCAGCGCCGCGGATTCGAGCCGGGCTTCGAGGGCCCGTGAGACGCGCGCACAGTCGTCGATGGTCACTTTGCTTTCGTCCCGCCGATCGATCCGGATATCGAGCACCGGGCGACTCCGCGAGCCCCCACGCCGCAACTCGACCAGATCGAATCCGAGACGGTCAAGTTCCTGTGTGACAATGGGTTCGATCGCCTCGCCCACCTACCGACCTCCAGAGCGTCCACACGGCCGATCCACTCCATGCCCAGCCGCCGGCCCACCCCGCACACCCCCGAACAGGGGCCGACGGAAAGTCCGGAGAACAAAAAAGTGTGGGGGCCATCCCCACACTTCATCACCCGCCGAGGCGGGTGCGGTCACGAAGAGGTTACTTCTGAGATTTGCAACCTAGGGACCGCCAGGGAAGAGGTCAAGATCGGCACTCGTACTTCAGAGTTCCGACCGTCAGAGGGCAGACATCAGAAATCAGAAGGTCAGAACTGAGACGGATATAGGAAGCAGGAGGAAGTGGCCAGATGTCAGAGGTCCGAGCACTGCGTCCGCGGGTGGGGTGCTGACGCGAGAGATCCGCGTGTTGTGGGGCGCTTCGCGCCCCGGGGCCCTGCGGGCGCCCGGCGGCAAGCCCGTGGCGCGACTCCCCCCTCGACCGCCAGTGCTCAGACTTCTGACCTCGTAGTTATCTGATCTCTCATCATTCTATATCCGTCTCAGTTCTGACCTACTGATCTCTGACCTCTGACCCTGTCTGAAAATCTGACATCTGAATCAGGGCCGCAACACGATCACGCCGAGCTGCCTGCCCCCATCTCCTCCCCGGTGACTGAAGAAATGGCTGTCGCACCGCGTACACGCCGTTTCGACCGTCAGCGCTGCCACCTGCCGTGCCCGCGCCTGATCGGCCAGAATGGCACGCACGTCCAGGTGGCCCTTGGCCGAAGCCGGTTTGCCGGTCACGGCTGTCAGCACCTCCGGGCCCACCTCGTAGCAGGGACCGCAGATAGCCGGGCCGAGATGGACCGAGCATTCCTGTGCCGGGAATCCCAGCGAGGCCAGCAGGTCGAGCCCCACATCGAGGATGCGGGCGGCCGCGCCGCGCCAGCCGGCGTGCAGGGCCGCGATGGCGCCCCGGGGGTGACCGATCAGCACCGGCGTGCAGTCGGCAATCGTCACCGCCAGCGCCGTGCCGGGAACGGTGGAGACATGACCGTCCACGCCCCGCTGCCGGAGCCAGCCGTGCCAGTCACCCTCATGCAGTGCTACCGCCGCGCCGTGGACCTGATGGGCACTGGCCAGCCGGTGCACGCCGCGTGTGACCAGCGCCTCCTGCAGCGCCGTCCATCGCGCCATGACCTCCCCCACCGGCTCGGCGGCGCCCAGTCCGAACGATCCCTGGGACCGCGTCGTGGTCCACCCGTGAATGCCCGCCGGCAACCCGGTCGCCGGCCACACGGCGTCGAAGAACGTCTCCGCCGAAAGCGGTTCCCCTCTGTCAGCGCGCACTCAGCTCCACCCGACGGATGCGCGCGCCCAGGGCGCCCAGTCGCGCTTCGATGCGCTCGTATCCCCGCTCGATCTGCTGCGCGTTGTTGATCACGCTGGTCCCTTCGGCACACAGCGCGGCCAGCAGCATCGCCATGCCGGCCCGGATGTCCGGCGACTCCACCGTGCCTCCGCGAAGAGGGGTCGGCCCCGACACGATGGCGCGATGCGGATCACACAACACGATGCGCGCGCCCATGCCCACGAGCTTGTCGGTGAAGTAGAGCCGCGACTCGAACATCTTCTCGTGGAAGAGAATCATGCCCTCGCACTGCGTGGCTGCCACGATCGCGATGGACATGGTGTCCGCCGGAAACGCGGGCCAGGGCTGATCCTCGAGCTTGGCGACATGGCCGCCCAGGTCGTTCTGGATACGGCGCTCCTGTGCGGCCGGCACGATGAGATCGTCGCCGTCGATCTCACAGCGGATGCCCAGTCGTTCGAATCCCATCAGCGTGCTACGCAGGTGTTCCACGCCGGCCTGTTCGATGCGCAGCGTGGAGCGTGTCACCGCCGCGAGCCCGATGAACGAGCCCACTTCGATATGATCGGGACCGACGGTGTGCGTGGCCGCGCCCAGCGGCAACCCGCCTTCGATGGTGTACACATTCGATCCGATGCCCTCGATGCGGGCGCCGAGGGCGACGAGGAACCGCGCGAGATCCTGCACATGGGGTTCACTGGCGGCGTTGCGCAGCACGGTGCGCCCCTTCGCCGCCACCGCGGCCATCAGCGCATTCTCGGTGGCCGTGACGCTGGGCTCGTCGAGAAAGACATCGGCGCCCACGAGACCGGCGGTGTCGAAACGGAAACGGGCCCCGAGTTCGTACGACGCGCCCAACGCCTGCAACACATGGAAGTGGGTATCGAGGCGGCGTCGACCGATCACATCACCGCCGGGCGGGGACAGCGTCACCGACCCACAACGGGCCAGCAGTGGCGCCGCCAGCAGAATCGACGCCCGGATACGGGCACACATCGCCGGATCGAGATCGCCGGCCTGCACCTGTTGCGCGTGAATGCGCAGCGCATTCCCGTCCGTCCACTCGCAGTGCGCCCCGGTGGTGCGGATGAGTTCCACCAGCGTCTCGATATCGCGGATGCGCGGCACATTGTACAGCTGCACCGGCTGATCGGTCAGCAACGCCGCGGCGACGATGGGCAGCGCCGCGTTCTTGTTGCCGGCAGGACGAATACTCCCCTGCAGATGATGACCGCCTTCGACGATGAATTGAACAGCAGACATGCCAGTGGGGTTGAAGCAACGTGCGGCTGTCGAAAAACCGTGAAACAGCCGCACCGCAGCCTTGCAGATGATGGTCCGGTGATTCTCCGGGAAGCGTAGCCGAAGCATAGCCGCAAACACTTGCCCTCGCCTCCCCGCGTCGAAGGCGATGGGCGGGCGAATGCGCGGCGCCCCTTCCCGGTCCGGTCGTGAACCCTTAGATCACATTTCATGCCGATTGCGAGCGCGTGGACTCCATTCCTCCTGCAGGCGATCACCCTGCCGGACACCATCGTGGCCAGAACCATCCCCGACCGGGGGTTGCTGGACTGGACGAACGGCATCCTGCAGTTGGTCGTGCTGCTGCTGGCCGTGGGCACGCTGGCAGTCCTCATCATGCTGCTGCTCACCGTCCGCGAGGCAGTCAGGAGCCTCACCGGCACCGTCGATCGGCTGGCCAACGAAACCCGGCCGCTCGTAGAGAAAGCCACGGCGCTGGTGGGTGATGCCCGCGAGACCGTGAGCCTGCTCCGCGAGGATGTGGAACGGGTCACCGATGCGGCCGCGGCCATCTCCGATGAACTGCTCAATGCGGCGGAAACCACCGCACAGCGTGTCGACGAGGTGAATGCCGTGCTCGACGTGCTGCAGGCCGAGCTCGAGGATACGGCCATCTCGGCCGTGTCGGCCATCCGCGGCGTGCAGGCCGGCGCCAGCGAAGCGGCTTCCCGACTCGCGCCCGGACG
The nucleotide sequence above comes from Gemmatimonas aurantiaca. Encoded proteins:
- a CDS encoding L7Ae/L30e/S12e/Gadd45 family ribosomal protein, whose amino-acid sequence is MTDGAREPLPLDESVRRKVLGLVGLGARGRLVVIGAEQVRIAAQKGTVQLALVASDISRHSLEKVVPLLRARHVEVVEWPSAAELGGAVGRETTAAIGIVDQALARGIRGAVAGAAPAGDATRVSR
- the nusA gene encoding transcription termination factor NusA is translated as MAGSADILMALRELSNLKQITREELHGLLQDGIHAALAKKHGANVQAEVEIDEARGEIRIVLLKTVVEDVTDESREVTVEEARFMDPEFQVGDVMEIPVDFMEFGRTAVQAAKQRIIQRVREGERTRIRDEFAGRVGDLLSGEVQQIERGKLVVMLNKFREAEAIIPYREQNHREHYHQGEPVRAVLKRVEDTPKGPRLILSRSDALFVQALFKLEVPEIQQGIVEIKAAAREVGSRTKIAVTSRDDAVDPVGACVGLKGARVQAVVNELGGERIDIVPWSPDPERFAKLALAPARVARVFSDAASRTIQAVVDEDQLSLAIGRNGQNVRLASELTGWKIDLYSSREWLEKGGEAPLFAPLPEDAEADVPLNEIEGLETATVAVLAEAGYRTLNDILDLDRDDLLRLPGIAPEEADRIMAIIDELTTEDDGEGGRGA
- the rimP gene encoding ribosome maturation factor RimP — its product is MGEAIEPIVTQELDRLGFDLVELRRGGSRSRPVLDIRIDRRDESKVTIDDCARVSRALEARLESAALVGEQYVLEVSSPGVDRPLRHAADWRRFVGQRATVTSGLLAGGKQEVEIVAVTGEDGAEVALVRDPKGREVHVPLREVSQARLAFNWKR
- a CDS encoding polyphenol oxidase family protein; translated protein: MRADRGEPLSAETFFDAVWPATGLPAGIHGWTTTRSQGSFGLGAAEPVGEVMARWTALQEALVTRGVHRLASAHQVHGAAVALHEGDWHGWLRQRGVDGHVSTVPGTALAVTIADCTPVLIGHPRGAIAALHAGWRGAAARILDVGLDLLASLGFPAQECSVHLGPAICGPCYEVGPEVLTAVTGKPASAKGHLDVRAILADQARARQVAALTVETACTRCDSHFFSHRGGDGGRQLGVIVLRP
- the murA gene encoding UDP-N-acetylglucosamine 1-carboxyvinyltransferase, whose amino-acid sequence is MSAVQFIVEGGHHLQGSIRPAGNKNAALPIVAAALLTDQPVQLYNVPRIRDIETLVELIRTTGAHCEWTDGNALRIHAQQVQAGDLDPAMCARIRASILLAAPLLARCGSVTLSPPGGDVIGRRRLDTHFHVLQALGASYELGARFRFDTAGLVGADVFLDEPSVTATENALMAAVAAKGRTVLRNAASEPHVQDLARFLVALGARIEGIGSNVYTIEGGLPLGAATHTVGPDHIEVGSFIGLAAVTRSTLRIEQAGVEHLRSTLMGFERLGIRCEIDGDDLIVPAAQERRIQNDLGGHVAKLEDQPWPAFPADTMSIAIVAATQCEGMILFHEKMFESRLYFTDKLVGMGARIVLCDPHRAIVSGPTPLRGGTVESPDIRAGMAMLLAALCAEGTSVINNAQQIERGYERIEARLGALGARIRRVELSAR